A region of Pan troglodytes isolate AG18354 chromosome 23, NHGRI_mPanTro3-v2.0_pri, whole genome shotgun sequence DNA encodes the following proteins:
- the DGCR6 gene encoding protein DGCR6 produces the protein MERYAGALEEVADGARQQERHYQLLSALQSLVKELPSSFQQRLSYTTLSDLALALLDGTVFEIVQGLLEIQHLTEKSLYNQRLRLQNEHRVLRQALRQKHQEAQQACRPHNLPVLQAAQQRELEAVEHRIREEQRAMDRKIVLELDRKVADQQSTLEKAGVAGFYVTTNPQELMLQMNLLELIRKLQQRGCWAGKAALGLGGPWQLPAAQCDQKGSPVPP, from the exons ATGGAGCGCTACGCGGGCGCCTTGGAGGAGGTGGCGGACGGTGCCCGGCAGCAGGAGCGACACTACCAGTTGCTGTCGGCGCTACAGAGCCTGGTGAAGGAGTTGCCCAG CTCTTTCCAGCAGCGCTTGTCCTACACCACGCTCAGCGACCTGGCCCTGGCGCTTCTCGACGGCACCGTGTTCGAAATCGTGCAGGGGCTACTGGAAATCCAGCACCTCACCGAAAAGAGCCTGTACAACCAGCGCCTGCGCCTACAGAACGAGCATCGAG TGCTCAGGCAGGCGCTGCGGCAGAAGCACCAGGAAGCCCAGCAGGCCTGCCGGCCCCATAACCTGCCTGTGCTTCAGGCGGCTCAGCAGCGAGAACTAGAG GCGGTGGAGCACCGGATCCGTGAGGAGCAGCGGGCGATGGACCGGAAGATCGTCCTGGAGCTGGACCGGAAGGTGGCTGACCAGCAGAGCACACTGGAGAAGGCGGGGGTGGCTGGCTTCTACGTGACCACCAACCCACAG GAGCTGATGCTGCAGATGAACCTGCTGGAACTCATCCGGAAGCTGCAGCAGAGGGGCTGCTGGGCAGGGAAGGCAGCCCTGGGGCTAGGAGGTCCCTGGCAGTTGCCTGCTGCCCAGTGTGATCAGAAAGGCAGCCCTGTCCCACCATAG